From Archaeoglobus sulfaticallidus PM70-1:
AGAGCCAAAAATTTTACATTTTTGATAGATGAGCGAAATAGTAAATTAGTAGATCCTAATGAGAAAGAGATAAAAATAGATGAATTCCAAAATCACACTATTAGGGTTTACAGATATGGGGACATAAACATGGATGACGAAATTGACGTTAAAGATTTAATAAGGCTCGAAAAGATAATTCTTATGAAGGAAAAACGAACTGTCACATCAGATATCAATAACGATGGAGAAGTTAACATACTTGATCTGGTTAGACTAATCCGGGTGTTGATAAAATGATGATTCCCATTTTAGTTGCAATGGTATTAATTACATCCCAAGGCCAGATAAATGTAGGTGAGGAATTTAATGCATCAATTACTGTAACAGATGCCAATGATTTAGCAGCTTTTCAAATTGATTTGAGTTATAGTAATTTGGAAATTGTTAAAGTAAGCAGAGGAAATGCAATAAAAAACTGGTCCATATTCGATTTTGATACCATCTCTTCCAATAAAATTAGAGTGATTGCTGCTAAATTTGGAGAAGAATCTATTGGTGAAGGTGAAATATTAAATTTAGTCTTAAGAGCAAAGGAAAACACTGGAGTTCTGAGTTTAGATGGTATCCTTAGTGATTCCAATGGTAATAAAATTGATGCAATGTTCGGAAATTTAAGTGTGGATATATTAACAACCCAACCCGAATCGACTTATACACAACCTATTATTACACCGGTAATGGAAGAAAAAGGATCACAACCTAACGAAGTTGTTGAACACTGGATTGTCGGATATTGGTATGTCATCGTATTAATTTTAATTGGAGTTGGAATTGGGGTGTGGAAGTGGAGGACTTAGTCTATCAAAAAGCCAGCAAGAAGCTAAATTCTCCTAAGTAACTGGAGAATCTACCAGATCATAAAAACAAGTTCAAAGAAACTGGAAAAAATATCGGATTGCCAGCGTAACCCCATAACGATATCTAACGTTTCCAGAGCAATATGCCTGTAAAATAAATAAGAAAGGACAGGATTACGCATGAAACTGGGTTCTTAGCGATAATAGAGCAAAAGAGAATATTGATCCTCTGCTTTAGCGAGTTGAAAACAAATTCAACCAAGTTTCCCTCACCCGAAAGGTGTTGTGTTCGAATCCGAGGCTCTTCAAAAGCTTCGACAAGCTGTAGAGCTTCATCAGTATTTGGGTATATTCCCGCAGTAGGTAAGAACTTGATAAAAAGATTTTGTAGTAAGATAATTTCTGTGTTCATAATAATTAGTTCTTCCTCTCAAGGCTGTATACTATCGTTTTATCTATTGCTATGAGGTTTTTTCCTCAGTAGAGACGGCCAGTCTTTCGTCTGTTTCCAACTCCATAGCTAATATCTTTCACGCTGATCGGAGGCTTAATAGTTTTTTCACAGAAATAGGATAAAACAGCTGTTGCAGTAGATGTCTATCTCAACAGAGCATAGGTTAGCCAAATCATAGAAAGCAACACCAAGCTTCCAGATCAAATATTCTATGCAGTTACTTGACAGCCATAGGTAGAATAAACCCACTATTACTTTTCTCTGACCTTGAATAATTCCTTCCCAGCTCCAATACAAATTTATTCTGTTTGACTTTCTGCTATTCTGAGCTGATAGAGAGGTAGTAAATCTTACAGAAAAAAAAACATGACTGAAAAATTCAGAAGGATGCGGTAACCTTTTCGAGCCAGGAGAAAGGATAACTTTCACCGAATCCGATACTGACTGGCAGGAAACACGAGTGCTTCACATATCCGGCGAAAACTTCGCAGGTGGTGGGACAGGATGCCATAATAATGTCTCCACCTATATTGATTCGAAAACCATTTTCACTGAAACACCCACACCTTTTTTATACGTTTTATTGTTAAAACTGATACGGGTGGATGATATGGATGTTTCGCTTAAAGTTAATCAATCTTATTCGGGGGAGAGATCCTGTTAGGCTCTATCCAGCAATGTTAAAGCTTCAGGTTGGAGATGTCATAAAAAGACTTGTGGTACTCAAGATCCACAATAGAGGGATGCCAGCAGGTGATGTAATAGAACTGGCAGATTTAATGGAAGGTTATGTTGGCGTAGACATAGAAGCAATTTACAGAGCTAGTGCTAGGAGAGGACATGAGCTTTGAAAAGATTGAGCAGGTGTTAAAGAAGCCAGGAATAAGTAGAGCAATTCTCAGCTTTTACGGGAGATTTGAAGAAATGGCAAGCAAGTTTCGGCAAAGACCTTTGTCGGCTGGTGGAGATTCGGCACAAATAAGTGCGGATTATCTCGTGGGAATCGCTCTTTTTTTATTTGGAGTCACACTCGCCTTTACATATGTGCTCAATATTGCAGCTTTTCAGGAGTCAAACAAAAATCAGTACATCGCTGAGTCCATATCTGAGCTCGTTTTAGATTACCTGCACCAAAAGGATGCGTACAGAATAAACGCCATAAATACAACAAAGCTGCATAGCTTTCTTGCAAGTTCACATGAGCTTTACAGCCTCCTTAATCAGACTCAATTTCATGTTAATATTACCGTAAAAAATCTTTCTTCTCAAGTAATTGGAAGCGTGGGGGAACTTGCAGAAATTGAAGACTATGGATACGTTGAAAGGATAGCATTCAATTACGCGAATTCATCTGAAATATATATTATTGAGGTGAGAGTATGGTAGATTGCAGGGCACAGACCTTTACACTAGAAGCGGCAATAACAACCCTCTTAATAGTCTTAGTTATGTTATATATATCTCAAGCAATCCCGCTCACACCTCTGACATCTTCTGCTGCAAACGTCATGGTTGAAAATACCCTTGAGATGTATGCGGGAGATGTTCTCAATACTCTTACTTATGAGCCCATCTGCTCAGATATCTCGGCAGAAAACTTGAGCATACTGAAAAAAGCTTTACTAAGCTGGAATGGAGCTGTAATTGACGGTGGAGCGAGTAGTAGTGAATACGACACCTCTTTTGAGAATATATCCAATGCCCTGCCCCTCAAATACGTATTGATAAACGCTTTTGAGAAGAAAGGCTTAGCGTACAACATAGACATATACTACAAGGATGCTATCATGAGAAAACTCAGATTTATATATAATGGTCAACCATCTAACAACGCCATAATTGCTACCCAGGTCATTCCAATATATGACACAGACTACGAAAATGGAATCAAAAAGTACATTCCTGATATCGACAGCTCAAATCTCTACAATGTTCTCTATGTGAGATTGACAGTGTGGAGGATGTAATATGGAAAAGGGGCAGTTGATGATTTTGAGTGGGTTTCTGATTTTAGTGGGAATGGTTGCGTTTATAATTTTAGTTAATAATATGATTTATGTTCTAAATTCCCCTGCAATGGTGGATGTTTCTGAGAGAAATTCCATTGAAAGTCTCGAGTATTTGATACATAAAGCGGTTGAAGACGCAGTAGCAAACGCATCATATACTGTGCTCACACAAGGTGTGAATAACAGTGCTAAGGCTGAAGAAATACTGGAAAACGAAACAAAGACTTTTAAGAGATTTTTTAATATAATCGAGGAATATTACGGAATGGATGGAAAAGCCATTAACATTAGCATTTTGAAATTGAATTGTACGGCTTATAACGATTCCTCAAAAATAATTTTGATATTAGACACAGACGTTGGCCTGTATTACAAGGACGAGGACCTAAAGCTTTATAGGATGTTAAATGTAAAAGTAAAATCAGAAGTTGAACCGTGAGGGTGTAAGTGATGAATAAAGGTGTCTCTACAACTCTTGAGGCTATATTTTTGCTCTCGATCTCATCGATACTCATAGCTATTGTTCTAGTAAGTTTTTATGATGTGAGCAGTAGGGTAAAGAACGTATCTGCTAGTGAGGAAGCGTATAGTATTGCATCAAGAATAGCAAGGGATGTGTACTCTCTTGCTGTGTCTAATGCCACTTATGCCAAAAAAGAGCTAAGGATACCACATACCATAGGTGGTGAGCAGTACACAATAACCCTTGTTAATGAAACGCATAAGCTTATTGTAGAGAATAAGTATGTTAGAGTGGAGGTCCCTTTAAGCCCATATCTCAGCATTGGGGGTTCGCAGGCTAACAGCTACATGGCCTATCTGGTCGTGAATAATGGTGTCGTGGAGGTAAAAAATGAGTGAACTGATGGATTGCACCGGGGTTTCGGTACAAGTGGGGATGGTCTTACTTCTTTCGATATCTATAGTGGCCATCGGAGTTGTTTATATGGGAATTGGGCCAATAATTGATACGTACGTTGAATCAAGCCATCAGCGGGAAGTTATTTATGTGTTTGAGCTGATGAGGGAATCAATAATCAAGATTGCTAGAGGTGTACCCTCAAGGGTGATTGAAGCAAAGATGTTTGATGGGATGTACTTTATAAACTACACTGGATTTGTTTGTGTGAACAATACAACAGTACCCATATATTCGGTAATCTATAAAGGTGATGAGGAGATATCGCTCGAGAATGGAGCTATTTTCAGAAAAGCTGGTGGGAATTCTTTTATGGTTGAGAAGCCGCTGATTATACATAGCAATAACACAAGTGTAATAAGTGTAATCGCGTTGCATGGAGAGGGTTCAGTATCTGGGAAAGGCATTGTAAGGATAGTATTTACAAACCTTGGTTGCGATTACAGAACCATTACCAACAATACAATAGTCGTACACTCCGATCACTATTTGGAATGGAAAGAATACCTTGAGGAGGAGGGGTTTGAGATCGTAGATGTATACAACAAAACTGTTGTAGCTTCTACGCAGTCAAACTTAATATTGCTAAAGATAGTAAATGTAAAAGTAAAGTTGCGGGGGGGATGATATTTCATCGGAAGTACTTGGATGGATATTGGGCTTTGCCCTGCTCACCAGTGCCGCACTATACATATATATGATTTCCTCGCCAACCCTGACTTCATTGTATGAGGCGAATGCGATTGAAGTTGCAAAAACCCAGATGTCACTGCTTGACTATGCTGCAAGCAAATCCTCTCTTGGAGGATCCCCATCTCAAAAAGTAAAGCTGAGTTTAAACGGGGGTAGCTTAATTGCTGAAAATGGTGGAAATTGGCTTGAGATTAACGCTGTTTTAGCAGATGGTACAAAAATTAACATTTACAATGACACACTGGGAAGGGTGATTTATGTCAGGGATGATACAATTATAGGCTACGAGTGCGGCGGAG
This genomic window contains:
- a CDS encoding cohesin domain-containing protein; translated protein: MMIPILVAMVLITSQGQINVGEEFNASITVTDANDLAAFQIDLSYSNLEIVKVSRGNAIKNWSIFDFDTISSNKIRVIAAKFGEESIGEGEILNLVLRAKENTGVLSLDGILSDSNGNKIDAMFGNLSVDILTTQPESTYTQPIITPVMEEKGSQPNEVVEHWIVGYWYVIVLILIGVGIGVWKWRT
- a CDS encoding DUF7287 family protein; the protein is MSFEKIEQVLKKPGISRAILSFYGRFEEMASKFRQRPLSAGGDSAQISADYLVGIALFLFGVTLAFTYVLNIAAFQESNKNQYIAESISELVLDYLHQKDAYRINAINTTKLHSFLASSHELYSLLNQTQFHVNITVKNLSSQVIGSVGELAEIEDYGYVERIAFNYANSSEIYIIEVRVW
- a CDS encoding DUF7266 family protein — its product is MNKGVSTTLEAIFLLSISSILIAIVLVSFYDVSSRVKNVSASEEAYSIASRIARDVYSLAVSNATYAKKELRIPHTIGGEQYTITLVNETHKLIVENKYVRVEVPLSPYLSIGGSQANSYMAYLVVNNGVVEVKNE
- a CDS encoding DUF7288 family protein, which produces MVDCRAQTFTLEAAITTLLIVLVMLYISQAIPLTPLTSSAANVMVENTLEMYAGDVLNTLTYEPICSDISAENLSILKKALLSWNGAVIDGGASSSEYDTSFENISNALPLKYVLINAFEKKGLAYNIDIYYKDAIMRKLRFIYNGQPSNNAIIATQVIPIYDTDYENGIKKYIPDIDSSNLYNVLYVRLTVWRM
- a CDS encoding DUF7289 family protein, which encodes MSELMDCTGVSVQVGMVLLLSISIVAIGVVYMGIGPIIDTYVESSHQREVIYVFELMRESIIKIARGVPSRVIEAKMFDGMYFINYTGFVCVNNTTVPIYSVIYKGDEEISLENGAIFRKAGGNSFMVEKPLIIHSNNTSVISVIALHGEGSVSGKGIVRIVFTNLGCDYRTITNNTIVVHSDHYLEWKEYLEEEGFEIVDVYNKTVVASTQSNLILLKIVNVKVKLRGG